ACCTACCTGATGTTCATCGCGCCGTGGGAGGTGGGCGGCCCATGGGACCCCCAGGGCATCAACGGTCCGTCCAAATGGCTGGGCCGCGTGTGGACGCTGTTCTTTGGCGAACGCACCGCTGGCCCCGACGAGGCTGTGAGCGTGGCCGACTTGCGCTACGCGGTGCACAGCACCCTGAAGAAGGTCACCGGCGACTTTGACCGCCTGAGCTTCAACACCATCGTCGCCGCGCTGATGGAGCTGACGAATACGCTGGTGCGTGCCCGCCGCTCGCCCGCCTACGCCACACCCGAGTGGGACGAGGCGTTGGATATCTTCAACCGCATGCTGGCGCCGGTGGTCCCGCATATCGCCGAAGAAATCTGGCATGAGCGCGGCATGGAAGGCAGCGTGCATGTCCAGTCCTGGCCCGCCACCGACGAGACGGCGGCCACGCGTGACACCGTCACCATAGGCGTGCAGGTGGGCGGCAAGGTGCGCGGCCAGATCAGCATTTCCAAGACCGCCGCTCAGGACGACGCGCTGGCTGCCGCCCGTGCCCAGCCGGATGTCGCCCGCTTTCTGGAGGGCAAGGCGGTGGTCAAGGAGATTTACGTACCAGGGCGGATTATCAATATCGTCGTCTCCTAGTGACACAATTTTAGGTCCGGCCCTCACCACTTAAAGCAAAAAAAGCCCCCACCTGCCTGCGCTTCGGCGTGAGCGGGTGGGAGCTTTTATTGATAACGGCTTAAATTCGAGACGTCTTGTTCCAACACGTCCTGCCGAGCTGAGGCTTCTCCTAGAGGCTGAGGCACGAATCAAGTCGAGAAGCAAGACATCAGAAAGCTCTACCAACGACGTTCTAACATGACGGTGGCTCAGTAGTGGATTGGCCCCCAGGAGGTCAACGCGCTCGGAAATCTGGCGGCATGATTCCCAAAGCCCGGAAGTACACATACCCTTGCCCACGATGATGAATCTCGTTCTCCAAGACGCCGCGCCACACCAGAGGGCCTTATCAAGGAGCGTCGAAGTACACCGCGTCACCCAGATAGACCAGGGACTCACCTGTGGCCGCCACTGGGCGTGAGCGCACCTCGTAGGCGTACACCGCTCCTGGGCCGCCGCTTTCCACGCTGTGCTTGACCAGCACGTTCCACCCCGCCTGCAAGGTCAACTGCGTGTCGGACTTCTTCCTGAAGTCAAACTCGCTGATGCAATCGTATTGCACCTTCACGGTGCCCGCCCGGTCGGCGTAGACCAAGGCCTGCGTGACTTCATCACGCACAGGAGTGGACAGGGAATCCACCGGCCACCCGACATTGCCTGTCTTTGTCAGCGCGCCGCCTGCCAGGACACGCAGCGTGCCCAGACCCAGGTTCATGGCCGGATCGCTGTACTGCTGGGTCTGAACGCTACACGTCCCGCTTGTAAACGGCGTGGTGGTCCAGAACTCTGTGACCGGGGCTAGGGACGACGCAGACACCTGATCAGGTAGCGTCAGAGCGTAGCGGGAGGCGGTGTCAATGACCGTGCTGGCCACTGGCTGCGCGCCAAAGCCGTAGAACGCAGTGGACCCGAGGTTCTCGTTCCAGCCACGGACGCCCACTTCCAGGGTCAGGGTGCGGCCGATGAGCAGGTCGCTGGGCCTTTCCGGAGGGTTGGGGAAGGTCACAAGCACGTGGCCGGTCATTTGCTTGGTGAGCACTGGCTCTGAAGTGGGTTCTTGAGGCGCCGACGTGCGGTCACACGCGGAGATGGCGAGTGTCACGAGCAGCAGGCCACGGGTCACGGATCGGTTCATGGATAGCCGCACTATACGAGGCGGGCAGCTCGTCAATCTCACCGCCTCGCGCTTGATCGGGATGCCTGGGGCGTGCGAGCCCCTACGCGGGACCGTGGTGCTGGTGACGCTACTCGCGGGACAGGACAACCGCGCCGAGCGCGAGCACCAGCAGCGCTTCTTCAGGATGCTGGACACGGTGGAGTGCAGCAGTTGCACTGCAGATGTGCTGGCAGGACTTCCCGGCCCGGTGAGGGCCTCAGCGGATATCGGCCGATGGGCCTCAGTTGATAGACCACTGACAGGGTTACATCTGATGCTCTGGGCAGGGCTCGATGAATTCGACATCCAGCCAGTATTGGGCGGTGTCCCAGTCCGCAGGATTCAGCTCCACAGACCATGCGGCCCACGCAGCTGCTCGGGTGTCCTCATGGCAGCCCAGGTAATCGGCTAGGGCGGTGCGCTCCTGTGCACTGGACAGGTCATCTGAGTCGCCCTGATCAGCGTCATACATGCGCGCGAGCTGATCGGCGATCTCGTCAGGCGTGAGGTCAGCGGGACGCATGGGGGCAGTGTACCCAGGCCGGGCCAGAG
This genomic interval from Deinococcus humi contains the following:
- a CDS encoding DinB family protein, whose translation is MWRGVLENEIHHRGQGYVYFRALGIMPPDFRAR